Proteins encoded by one window of Mesorhizobium sp. INR15:
- the istA gene encoding IS21 family transposase: protein MRHLRQMLRLAGDGTSAREIAQRLGIARSTVQDNLKRAAAAKLSWPLPGDLTDDALEHRLFARAGVKQGLRRLPEPNWAQLALELKKPGVTLMILWEEYRAVHPGGYGYSRFCDLFRGFEKRLSPTMRQEHVAGDKVFVDYSGKKISIVDPLTGEIREAEIFVAVLGASGFTYAEATWTQALPDWIGAHVRMFNFFGGVPRLIVPDNLKSGVNHASFYDPEINRSYGMMASHYGVGVLPARPRRPKDKAKVENGVRFAQTCILGRLRRQTFFSLAEANAAIAGALDRINDHVMRRLGVSRRHLFETVERPALASLPAQDYEFAEWRIARVATDYHVEFKSFFYSVPHGLIRQQVDIRATSRTIEIFHRGKRVAVHQRRYGGRRYGTNPEHMPSSHRRYAEWTPDRFRRWAASIGPQTEGLIIAILANRPHPEQGFRTCLGILRLYRDLDRERAEAISARAVEIGGLTCKSIAALITNHKAARPAAGPGAIIDHANLRGPGYFH from the coding sequence ATGAGACACTTACGACAAATGCTACGGCTTGCCGGCGACGGAACGAGCGCCCGCGAGATTGCGCAGAGACTGGGCATAGCGCGCAGCACTGTGCAGGATAATTTGAAGCGAGCGGCAGCGGCGAAACTGAGCTGGCCGCTGCCGGGTGACCTGACCGACGACGCACTGGAGCACCGGCTGTTTGCCCGGGCCGGGGTGAAGCAGGGCCTGCGCCGGCTTCCTGAGCCGAACTGGGCGCAACTGGCGCTGGAGCTGAAGAAGCCGGGCGTCACGCTGATGATCCTGTGGGAGGAGTATCGCGCCGTTCACCCCGGCGGCTACGGCTACAGCCGCTTCTGCGACCTGTTCCGTGGCTTCGAGAAGCGGCTGTCACCGACCATGCGGCAGGAGCATGTCGCCGGCGACAAGGTCTTCGTGGATTATTCCGGCAAGAAGATCAGTATTGTCGATCCGCTGACCGGCGAGATCCGCGAGGCGGAGATCTTCGTTGCCGTCCTCGGGGCGTCGGGATTCACCTATGCGGAAGCGACCTGGACGCAAGCGCTGCCGGATTGGATTGGCGCACATGTGCGCATGTTCAACTTCTTCGGCGGTGTTCCGCGCCTGATCGTGCCGGACAACCTGAAGTCCGGCGTCAACCATGCCTCCTTCTACGACCCGGAGATCAACCGCAGCTACGGCATGATGGCCTCGCACTATGGCGTCGGCGTTCTGCCAGCCCGGCCACGACGCCCGAAGGACAAGGCGAAGGTCGAGAACGGGGTTCGCTTTGCCCAGACCTGCATTCTGGGTCGGCTGCGGCGGCAGACCTTCTTCTCGCTGGCCGAGGCCAATGCGGCGATCGCCGGGGCGCTGGATCGCATCAACGACCATGTCATGCGTCGCCTTGGCGTCAGCCGTCGCCATCTCTTCGAGACCGTGGAACGGCCTGCACTGGCAAGCCTGCCAGCACAGGATTACGAGTTTGCCGAATGGCGCATTGCCCGCGTCGCCACTGACTATCACGTCGAGTTCAAGAGCTTCTTCTATTCCGTGCCCCATGGCCTCATCCGCCAGCAGGTCGACATCCGTGCGACAAGCAGAACAATCGAGATATTCCACCGCGGCAAGCGCGTCGCCGTTCACCAGCGCCGATATGGCGGGCGGCGCTACGGCACCAACCCCGAGCATATGCCCAGCTCCCACCGACGATATGCCGAGTGGACACCGGACCGCTTCCGGCGATGGGCTGCTTCCATAGGGCCGCAGACCGAGGGGCTGATCATCGCCATTCTGGCGAACCGACCGCATCCCGAACAGGGCTTCCGGACATGCCTGGGCATCTTGCGCCTTTATCGAGATCTCGATCGTGAGCGCGCCGAGGCCATCTCAGCCCGCGCCGTCGAGATCGGCGGACTGACCTGCAAGAGCATTGCAGCCCTCATCACCAACCACAAAGCCGCCCGGCCTGCTGCCGGTCCCGGCGCCATCATCGATCACGCCAATCTGCGTGGTCCCGGCTACTTCCATTGA
- the istB gene encoding IS21-like element helper ATPase IstB has product MLTHPTLDMLRDLGLHGMAKSFQDLDAQTEARALDHGEWLAILLEQEATLRRQKRFEARARAARLRHDAQVEDTDFRAERGLDRSLFLKLASCDWIRQRHGLLLTGPAGVGKSWLACALGHKACREDFSVAYHRAPRLFAELALARGDGRYARMLKALARTDLLILDDWGPEKLTDDQRRDLLEIIEDRYERRSTIVTSQVPVDRWYEIIGNPTIADAILDRLVHNAYRIELTGESMRKHRAIATSQTLQA; this is encoded by the coding sequence ATGCTGACCCATCCCACCCTCGACATGCTACGCGATCTCGGCCTGCACGGCATGGCCAAAAGCTTCCAGGATCTCGACGCCCAGACGGAAGCCCGTGCCCTCGATCACGGCGAGTGGCTCGCCATCCTGCTCGAGCAGGAAGCGACGCTACGGCGACAGAAGCGCTTCGAGGCCCGTGCCCGCGCGGCCCGGCTACGCCATGACGCGCAGGTCGAGGATACCGACTTCCGTGCCGAACGCGGTCTCGATCGTTCCCTGTTCCTCAAACTCGCAAGCTGCGACTGGATCCGACAGCGTCATGGGCTCCTGTTGACCGGCCCGGCCGGTGTCGGAAAGAGCTGGCTTGCCTGTGCCCTCGGCCACAAGGCTTGCCGGGAGGACTTCTCCGTCGCATATCATCGCGCCCCACGGCTCTTTGCCGAGCTTGCCCTGGCAAGGGGCGACGGCCGATACGCCAGGATGTTGAAGGCGCTGGCCAGGACCGACCTGCTCATTCTGGACGACTGGGGGCCCGAAAAGCTGACCGACGATCAGCGCCGTGACCTCCTCGAGATCATCGAGGACCGCTACGAGCGGCGTTCCACCATCGTCACCAGCCAGGTGCCCGTCGATCGTTGGTACGAGATCATCGGAAATCCCACCATCGCCGACGCCATCCTCGATCGCCTCGTCCACAATGCCTACCGCATCGAACTGACCGGAGAGAGCATGCGAAAACATCGCGCCATCGCCACATCGCAAACCCTTCAGGCTTGA
- a CDS encoding 5-formyltetrahydrofolate cyclo-ligase, whose amino-acid sequence MADEKDVDGELRQFASPPCSMHELMPEFGMLAIHSDGWSDVACWRKTERQRLIEERLAIDVEERKARSEKIASALDRTIGKTSGRIISTYWPFRGEPDLRNWAISVIKRGGRIALPVVIKKGWPLEFRVWAPGDPLERGVWNILVPSRGPSVQPNVVIAPVVGFDEARYRLGYGGGFFDRTLAAMPKKPFVVGVGYGQAKIRTIYPQPHDIPMDTIVTDA is encoded by the coding sequence ATGGCCGATGAGAAAGATGTCGATGGCGAATTAAGGCAATTTGCTTCTCCGCCCTGCTCCATGCACGAACTCATGCCCGAATTTGGGATGCTGGCGATCCACTCCGACGGCTGGAGTGACGTCGCATGCTGGCGCAAGACAGAGCGGCAGAGATTAATCGAGGAGCGCCTCGCCATTGACGTCGAGGAGAGAAAGGCTCGTTCGGAAAAGATCGCATCCGCCCTGGACCGGACGATAGGCAAGACCAGCGGGCGGATCATCAGCACATATTGGCCGTTCCGCGGCGAGCCCGACCTTCGCAACTGGGCAATAAGTGTGATCAAGCGCGGCGGGCGGATAGCGCTTCCCGTCGTCATCAAGAAAGGGTGGCCGCTGGAGTTCCGTGTCTGGGCGCCGGGCGACCCCCTGGAACGCGGCGTCTGGAACATTCTTGTCCCCTCCCGCGGACCTTCGGTCCAGCCCAATGTGGTGATTGCGCCGGTCGTCGGCTTCGACGAGGCGAGATACCGCCTGGGCTATGGCGGCGGCTTCTTTGACCGGACTCTGGCCGCGATGCCAAAGAAACCCTTCGTCGTCGGCGTAGGTTACGGACAGGCCAAAATCCGCACGATCTACCCGCAGCCGCACGACATCCCCATGGACACGATCGTCACCGATGCATGA
- a CDS encoding LysR family transcriptional regulator — MDIDRARTFLEIVHSGSFLRAADRLHVTQTTVSARIRTLEEELGRQLFIRNRNGAQLTPAGREFERFAQSFVQIWERARHQLAIPSGRTSVVALGGELSLWNPLLLDWLVWMKKARPEIAIHAQVGVPDQLLEQLRTGVLDIAVLYAPKLLPGFRVELLVEEQLVLVRTTDRNGEPVGSKDYVYVDWGPLFAAQHGASASAFGEPGLMVGLGPLGLSYILRAGGMGYFRRGAAAPHIEAGQLEVVEGALEFTYPAYAVYPEAGESRADVQEALRGLKQVVK, encoded by the coding sequence ATGGACATCGACCGCGCACGCACATTTCTGGAAATAGTTCATTCCGGCAGTTTCCTCAGGGCAGCCGACCGGCTCCACGTCACCCAGACCACGGTAAGCGCACGGATACGCACGCTGGAGGAAGAGCTCGGACGTCAGCTGTTCATCCGGAACCGCAACGGTGCGCAATTGACGCCGGCCGGCCGGGAATTCGAACGGTTTGCGCAGTCGTTCGTCCAGATCTGGGAACGCGCACGACACCAGCTCGCTATCCCTTCGGGTAGGACGAGCGTCGTCGCATTGGGCGGTGAATTAAGCCTCTGGAATCCGTTGTTGCTTGACTGGCTTGTCTGGATGAAGAAGGCCCGGCCGGAAATCGCCATCCATGCCCAGGTCGGCGTGCCGGACCAACTCCTCGAGCAGCTCAGGACCGGCGTTCTGGACATTGCGGTGCTCTATGCGCCGAAGCTGCTGCCGGGTTTCAGGGTAGAGCTTCTCGTCGAGGAGCAACTCGTCCTGGTTCGGACCACCGACAGAAACGGGGAACCGGTCGGCTCGAAGGACTATGTCTATGTCGACTGGGGGCCGCTGTTTGCGGCCCAGCATGGTGCCAGTGCCTCAGCCTTCGGCGAGCCAGGATTGATGGTCGGCCTTGGCCCGCTTGGGCTGAGCTATATCCTGCGCGCCGGCGGAATGGGTTATTTCCGCAGAGGCGCGGCAGCTCCCCATATCGAGGCGGGGCAGTTGGAGGTGGTAGAAGGCGCGCTGGAATTCACCTATCCGGCCTATGCAGTCTATCCGGAAGCTGGCGAGTCGCGAGCCGATGTGCAGGAGGCGCTACGCGGATTGAAGCAAGTTGTGAAATGA
- a CDS encoding DUF488 family protein, with product MPYPFHIIGHSTRSIAEFVALLRFGEIALVVDIRTIQRSRANPQFNSEVLPESLAAFGIGYEHIAELGGLRGKAHDIPPTLNAFSANQSFHNYADYALSAEFLDGLNRLVSLGRQRRCAIMCSETLSWRYHRRIVADYLISRGESVFHLMSHDKVEPARLTDGVKARPDGTLVYPPSQLSG from the coding sequence ATGCCTTACCCGTTCCACATCATCGGTCACTCGACCCGGTCGATTGCCGAATTCGTCGCCCTGCTGCGGTTCGGAGAGATCGCCCTGGTGGTCGATATAAGGACCATCCAGCGATCGCGGGCGAACCCGCAGTTCAACAGCGAGGTACTTCCGGAAAGCTTGGCGGCGTTCGGGATCGGATATGAGCACATTGCAGAGCTCGGCGGCCTGCGCGGCAAGGCGCACGACATTCCACCGACGCTCAATGCATTCTCGGCAAACCAGAGTTTTCACAACTACGCCGACTATGCGCTGTCGGCGGAGTTTCTTGATGGCCTGAACCGGCTTGTGTCTCTCGGCAGGCAGCGGCGGTGCGCCATAATGTGCTCGGAAACGCTCTCGTGGCGCTATCACAGAAGGATCGTCGCGGACTACCTGATCAGCCGCGGCGAGTCCGTTTTTCATCTGATGAGCCATGACAAGGTCGAGCCGGCAAGACTCACCGACGGTGTGAAGGCACGGCCCGACGGAACGCTTGTCTATCCGCCTTCACAGCTTTCGGGATAG
- a CDS encoding nucleoside-diphosphate kinase, with product MPNIDSCQLTTKDYTVLEVMQERRPGGDTFSAILQRKISNAVVMFREDIPATVVTLSTRVAYRANDGPAETRIVAHDEMRGLVGMLLPITNPRGLALLGLAEGQSMSIPSADGGLETMTVHEVVYQPEAARRERLKLTGNAASGSWRQGEPVLRVVHRPDELQDKAENKVMAAFDTGFDDPGPSAA from the coding sequence ATGCCCAATATCGATAGCTGCCAACTGACCACCAAGGACTACACGGTTCTTGAAGTGATGCAGGAGCGCCGCCCTGGCGGCGATACTTTCTCGGCTATCCTTCAGCGGAAGATTTCGAACGCGGTTGTAATGTTTCGGGAAGACATCCCGGCAACCGTCGTGACACTCAGCACCCGCGTGGCTTATCGGGCAAACGACGGCCCTGCCGAAACCCGCATCGTCGCACATGACGAGATGCGCGGTCTGGTTGGCATGCTTTTGCCTATCACCAACCCGCGCGGCCTGGCGCTGCTTGGTCTGGCCGAAGGTCAGTCCATGTCCATTCCAAGCGCGGACGGCGGCCTTGAAACGATGACCGTGCATGAGGTGGTCTATCAGCCAGAAGCCGCAAGGCGCGAGAGATTGAAGCTGACGGGGAATGCAGCGTCGGGCTCATGGCGGCAGGGCGAACCGGTTCTGCGCGTCGTCCATCGTCCCGATGAACTGCAGGACAAAGCGGAGAACAAGGTCATGGCAGCCTTCGATACCGGGTTCGACGACCCGGGTCCGTCGGCCGCCTGA
- the rnk gene encoding nucleoside diphosphate kinase regulator gives MQDNKKTRRKPNIHISQSDHARLSLLANTVAARNPEASDELLAELERARIVSDGWVSAGTVRMGSTVTFKPDTGDRKTITLVFPGDADISEGKVSILTPIGTALIGLSAGQSITWTARDGRRHELLVVAVSQPAPKGCTHARPAPAPQTIAAAV, from the coding sequence ATGCAAGACAACAAGAAAACCCGGCGCAAGCCGAACATCCACATCTCTCAGTCGGACCACGCACGTTTGTCGCTCCTCGCGAACACCGTTGCCGCCCGGAATCCGGAGGCTTCCGATGAACTGCTCGCCGAACTCGAGCGCGCGCGTATCGTCTCCGACGGTTGGGTCTCCGCCGGCACTGTCCGGATGGGGTCGACCGTGACGTTCAAGCCCGATACCGGCGATCGAAAAACCATCACGCTGGTTTTTCCTGGCGATGCGGATATCTCCGAAGGCAAGGTTTCGATCCTCACGCCGATTGGCACGGCCCTGATCGGCCTCTCGGCTGGGCAGTCGATAACGTGGACCGCACGGGACGGTCGCCGGCACGAATTGTTGGTGGTTGCCGTGAGCCAGCCCGCTCCGAAAGGCTGTACACACGCTCGGCCCGCACCAGCGCCTCAGACGATTGCGGCGGCCGTCTAG
- a CDS encoding universal stress protein — MKILAATDFSTRSQRALRRAGLLAREVSAELTLVHVVDNDQPSDMLDLERREAQRYLEEQMASIAELQGLQCSFAVVAGDPFDGLLKAAEARSIDLIVMGAHRKQLLRDIFVGTTIERVIRTGPCPVLMVNAEVEQSYKKVMAAVDMSKPSARAIRTARETGLIGDASLSLVHGFDAFAKGKMSNAGIGKDEIARYVATERLQVGRELVAFLEANDFGVDNWSLRIKEGSPVEAIMEAIKEVTPDLLVIGTHGRSGLIKVLLGSVAESILRSVDVDVFAVPPIRR; from the coding sequence ATGAAAATCCTTGCGGCGACAGATTTTTCCACCCGTTCACAGCGAGCATTGCGGCGAGCCGGCCTTTTGGCCCGGGAGGTCAGCGCGGAACTCACACTCGTCCATGTCGTCGACAATGACCAACCCTCAGACATGCTCGACCTCGAAAGACGCGAGGCGCAGAGATATCTTGAAGAACAAATGGCCTCGATCGCCGAACTGCAGGGACTTCAGTGTAGTTTCGCGGTTGTCGCCGGCGATCCGTTCGACGGCCTTCTGAAGGCGGCCGAGGCGCGTTCGATCGATCTCATTGTGATGGGCGCGCATCGCAAGCAATTGCTACGCGATATTTTTGTCGGAACGACCATCGAACGTGTAATCCGTACCGGCCCATGCCCGGTACTCATGGTGAATGCAGAGGTAGAGCAGTCATACAAAAAGGTGATGGCCGCTGTGGACATGTCCAAGCCATCCGCGCGCGCAATCAGGACGGCGAGGGAAACTGGGCTGATAGGCGACGCCAGTCTTTCGCTGGTCCATGGTTTCGATGCGTTCGCCAAGGGAAAAATGTCAAATGCTGGAATAGGCAAGGACGAGATAGCGCGCTACGTGGCGACAGAACGTTTGCAGGTGGGCAGGGAACTGGTCGCGTTTCTGGAAGCGAACGATTTTGGCGTCGACAACTGGTCACTGCGTATCAAGGAAGGAAGCCCCGTCGAAGCGATAATGGAGGCGATCAAGGAGGTGACGCCCGATCTTCTGGTGATCGGAACGCATGGCCGTTCGGGCCTCATCAAGGTGCTGCTGGGGAGCGTAGCAGAAAGTATTCTGCGATCGGTCGACGTGGACGTTTTTGCGGTGCCACCCATCCGACGTTGA
- a CDS encoding XRE family transcriptional regulator, with protein sequence MITGAQCRAARALVEWTRDKLSGNSRVDALVIEEFERRISVPNQVVCDTLQTALENAGAVFIVENGGGIGVRLKLNRSEVKRIGVLENEGGIVGIDAVP encoded by the coding sequence ATGATCACTGGTGCTCAATGCCGTGCCGCTCGCGCGCTGGTCGAATGGACCCGTGACAAGCTCTCCGGCAATTCACGCGTGGATGCGTTGGTCATCGAGGAATTCGAGCGTCGGATCAGCGTTCCCAACCAGGTTGTCTGCGACACGTTGCAAACCGCGCTTGAAAACGCCGGCGCCGTTTTCATCGTCGAGAATGGCGGCGGTATCGGCGTTCGCCTGAAACTCAACCGCTCGGAAGTCAAGCGGATCGGCGTTCTGGAGAATGAAGGCGGCATTGTCGGTATAGATGCCGTTCCATAG
- a CDS encoding CBS domain-containing protein, whose amino-acid sequence MLIAKDVMTSPVISVEPDSTVDEVADVLLSHGISAVPVIDRGALLGIVSEGDLIRRAEIGTAPQGRSWWSHFFSNNAVQAEVYVKSHSEHVIDVMTQPVATVVESTPVAEIATLLEHNRIKRVPVLRDGQVVGIVSRANLVRALVVARKGWRAPTWHDDSSIRLEIVDALRSESWPSTGSSDVTVTNGVVTFWGAYLSEQERKASLILAENIAGVRAIDDHRIPLDMTYVVL is encoded by the coding sequence ATGCTGATCGCCAAGGACGTCATGACGTCACCGGTCATTTCCGTAGAGCCGGACAGTACGGTGGATGAGGTCGCCGATGTTCTTCTGTCGCACGGGATCAGCGCGGTGCCGGTGATTGATCGAGGTGCGCTGCTGGGCATTGTCAGTGAAGGAGATCTGATCCGCCGGGCGGAGATCGGTACCGCGCCACAGGGCCGTTCCTGGTGGAGTCATTTTTTTTCCAACAACGCGGTCCAGGCGGAAGTCTATGTCAAGTCTCATTCCGAGCATGTGATCGACGTCATGACACAGCCGGTCGCGACGGTGGTCGAGAGTACACCAGTCGCCGAGATCGCAACCCTGCTTGAACACAATCGGATCAAGCGTGTTCCGGTGCTCCGCGACGGCCAGGTGGTGGGGATCGTCAGTCGCGCCAATCTGGTGCGGGCCCTTGTTGTTGCCAGGAAAGGTTGGCGCGCTCCGACCTGGCATGACGACAGCAGTATCAGGCTCGAGATCGTCGACGCCTTGCGCTCCGAATCATGGCCCTCGACCGGAAGTTCGGACGTAACCGTGACCAACGGCGTGGTCACCTTTTGGGGAGCTTACCTGTCGGAGCAGGAGCGGAAAGCCTCGCTCATTCTGGCTGAAAATATCGCTGGCGTACGGGCTATCGACGATCATCGCATTCCCCTCGACATGACCTACGTCGTGCTCTGA
- a CDS encoding group III truncated hemoglobin, translated as MTQTVPISDEQIRQLFDFFYGKIRVDPDLGPMFERAIPGDWVPHLPKMYDFWSSVMLTKYKGNPVAVHQRIEGLEIGLFDRWLDLFGESCGELLDEETAGLFWLKAVRIAESLKLALFYRPDRRWPESAL; from the coding sequence TTGACGCAAACAGTTCCGATTTCCGACGAGCAGATTCGTCAGCTCTTCGACTTCTTCTATGGCAAGATCCGCGTCGATCCCGATCTTGGCCCGATGTTCGAGCGCGCCATCCCGGGCGATTGGGTGCCGCATCTGCCGAAGATGTACGATTTCTGGTCTTCGGTCATGCTTACCAAATACAAAGGAAATCCCGTCGCCGTCCATCAACGCATCGAAGGATTGGAGATCGGTCTTTTCGATCGTTGGCTCGATTTGTTCGGCGAGAGCTGCGGTGAGTTGCTGGACGAGGAGACAGCGGGACTCTTCTGGTTGAAGGCGGTCCGCATCGCCGAGAGCCTGAAGCTCGCCTTGTTCTACCGTCCGGATCGGCGGTGGCCAGAGAGCGCATTATGA
- the fdxA gene encoding ferredoxin FdxA, whose amino-acid sequence MTFVVTDNCIKCKYMDCVEVCPVDCFYEGENMLVIHPDECIDCGVCEPECPAKAIFPDTGPGLDDWLALNAEYASLWPNIAIKRDPPADANAFDGEANKLVKYFSPEPGLGD is encoded by the coding sequence ATGACGTTCGTCGTCACCGACAATTGCATCAAATGCAAATACATGGATTGCGTGGAGGTCTGCCCAGTCGACTGTTTCTACGAGGGCGAAAACATGCTCGTCATCCATCCCGACGAGTGCATTGACTGCGGCGTCTGTGAGCCCGAATGCCCGGCCAAAGCCATTTTTCCCGATACCGGGCCTGGTCTCGACGATTGGCTCGCGCTGAACGCTGAGTACGCGTCGCTGTGGCCCAACATCGCGATCAAGCGTGATCCACCCGCCGACGCCAACGCGTTCGACGGAGAAGCCAACAAACTCGTGAAATATTTCTCACCAGAACCCGGGCTGGGCGACTGA
- a CDS encoding hydantoinase/oxoprolinase N-terminal domain-containing protein yields MNAYTHQPSPLYLGIDTGGTYTDAVLWSESAGIVAKAKSLTTRHDLAEGIAGAVDAVLSQAAIESCAIKLVSMSTTLATNALVEGQGGRVALVMVGFAEADLARNGLSKALGSDPVIFCPGGHDVHGDPRQLVLDALVAALPSLADSVSGVAVASYFAVRNPEHEIAVRDVIRERTGLAVTCSHELSSKLGGPRRALTTLLNARLISMIDRLIDATEGFLARRGIVAPLMVVRGDGALITAEFARARPIETILSGPAASLVGARYMTGIDDAVVSDIGGTTTDVAVLDGGRLRLDPEGATVGGMRTMVEAVAMRTFGLGGDSEVSLHERSLTSTIVLGPRRLVPLALAAVKHDDAIYNGLKRQLLPPNTSRLDGRFALRTGLPERLAAGLTVTEARLYADISAVPAALDRLLVSTSQVATLNRLVARGLVHIVGFTPSDAAHVLGRQGNWDPVAARLGAELFARKRDGQAHRVAKGAEAFSEMVLTAVTRRSAEAILETVFSEDGMDGDVSVANPLVQRAVGRRGGMARLSIALDRPVIGLGASASLHYAGLPYLIGNECSIAEHADVANALGAVVGQVRISAEARVSQPEIGLFRLNSGERLDDYDTEDEAMAAAEAHIRALAAGLAERAGTDQARIEIARDIRVATIEGERSFVEAIVVATATGRPRIAS; encoded by the coding sequence ATGAACGCATATACGCACCAGCCGTCACCACTGTATCTGGGCATCGACACCGGCGGCACGTACACCGATGCCGTGCTCTGGTCGGAATCCGCAGGCATCGTAGCCAAGGCCAAATCGCTGACAACGCGGCACGATCTTGCCGAGGGCATTGCCGGCGCTGTTGACGCTGTTTTGTCCCAGGCTGCCATCGAATCCTGCGCGATCAAGCTCGTCTCGATGTCGACCACGCTCGCAACCAACGCCCTCGTCGAAGGGCAGGGCGGGCGGGTCGCGCTGGTGATGGTGGGCTTCGCTGAAGCCGATCTTGCCCGGAACGGATTGTCAAAAGCCCTCGGCTCCGATCCCGTGATCTTTTGCCCGGGCGGACATGACGTCCACGGAGATCCGCGTCAACTGGTGCTGGACGCTCTTGTGGCTGCGCTGCCGTCTCTCGCCGACTCGGTTTCAGGCGTCGCCGTGGCCTCCTATTTCGCGGTTCGCAATCCCGAACATGAGATCGCTGTACGTGACGTCATCCGCGAGCGTACGGGGCTTGCGGTGACCTGTTCGCACGAACTGTCGTCGAAGCTCGGCGGCCCGCGTCGGGCGCTGACCACGCTCCTCAATGCGCGACTGATCTCGATGATTGATCGCCTTATCGACGCCACCGAGGGCTTTCTGGCAAGACGCGGGATCGTCGCTCCGCTCATGGTCGTGCGCGGCGACGGCGCGCTCATTACCGCTGAATTCGCCCGCGCCCGGCCGATCGAGACCATCCTATCAGGACCAGCGGCAAGCCTGGTGGGGGCGCGGTACATGACCGGCATCGATGACGCAGTGGTGTCCGACATCGGCGGCACCACCACCGACGTCGCCGTCCTCGACGGCGGCCGCCTGCGGCTCGATCCGGAAGGCGCCACCGTCGGCGGAATGCGAACCATGGTGGAAGCCGTCGCCATGCGCACCTTTGGCCTCGGTGGAGATTCGGAAGTCTCGCTTCATGAGCGGTCGCTGACATCGACGATCGTGCTCGGGCCCCGTCGGCTGGTGCCGCTGGCGCTCGCCGCGGTGAAGCACGACGATGCCATATACAATGGCCTCAAGCGGCAATTGCTCCCTCCCAACACCAGCAGGCTGGACGGCCGTTTCGCGTTGCGCACGGGTTTGCCCGAGCGTCTAGCTGCAGGCCTGACGGTTACCGAGGCGCGGCTCTATGCTGACATTTCGGCAGTTCCCGCCGCGCTCGATCGGCTGCTCGTGTCGACGTCACAGGTCGCGACACTCAATCGCCTGGTCGCACGTGGTCTAGTGCATATCGTGGGCTTCACGCCGTCCGACGCGGCCCATGTGCTTGGCCGGCAAGGGAACTGGGATCCTGTCGCGGCTCGACTGGGCGCCGAATTGTTCGCACGCAAGCGCGACGGCCAGGCACATCGCGTCGCCAAGGGTGCTGAAGCTTTTTCCGAGATGGTTCTCACCGCGGTGACCCGACGTTCTGCCGAAGCCATTCTTGAAACGGTCTTTTCCGAGGATGGGATGGATGGCGACGTCTCGGTTGCCAATCCGCTGGTTCAGCGGGCGGTTGGCCGGCGCGGTGGCATGGCGCGGCTGTCGATCGCACTCGACCGACCGGTGATCGGCCTCGGCGCCTCGGCATCGCTGCACTATGCTGGTCTGCCGTATTTGATTGGCAACGAATGCAGCATTGCGGAACACGCCGATGTCGCAAACGCACTGGGTGCCGTCGTCGGGCAGGTGCGGATCTCGGCGGAAGCGCGCGTCAGCCAGCCGGAGATAGGGTTATTCCGCCTGAATTCAGGCGAGCGGCTGGACGACTATGACACCGAGGACGAAGCAATGGCGGCCGCCGAAGCCCATATTCGCGCCTTGGCGGCAGGTCTCGCCGAGCGCGCCGGGACCGACCAGGCACGGATCGAGATCGCACGGGACATAAGGGTTGCCACAATCGAAGGTGAACGCAGTTTCGTCGAAGCCATCGTCGTCGCGACTGCCACCGGACGGCCGCGCATCGCGTCATGA
- a CDS encoding helix-turn-helix transcriptional regulator: protein MKLEQAASQLESLGNPTRLQLYRVLVRAGDEGLPVGSIQEKLEIPSSTLSHHLKRLVDTGLVTQERQATTLICRANYPGMNALIGYLADECCADAKCAPSASKVIAWFFLPE from the coding sequence ATGAAACTCGAACAAGCAGCTTCCCAACTCGAAAGCCTCGGCAATCCGACGCGGCTTCAGCTCTACCGCGTACTGGTTAGGGCAGGGGACGAAGGACTTCCGGTCGGCAGCATCCAGGAGAAACTTGAGATCCCCTCGTCGACACTGTCGCACCATCTCAAGCGGCTGGTCGATACGGGTCTCGTGACCCAGGAACGCCAGGCAACAACGCTGATCTGCCGCGCCAACTATCCAGGGATGAATGCGCTGATTGGCTATTTGGCCGACGAATGCTGTGCCGACGCAAAGTGTGCGCCGTCGGCCAGCAAAGTTATCGCCTGGTTTTTTTTGCCTGAATAA